Proteins from a single region of Styela clava chromosome 1, kaStyClav1.hap1.2, whole genome shotgun sequence:
- the LOC120335003 gene encoding uncharacterized protein LOC120335003 isoform X1, with translation MTQLPPAAIRTCNVTVMQNEADSHPSLEVIIFPIHFENITLNCASWTIQGQRSIEEARPFASFQDRKDSCTDTISKYCRSKAILDTDRCTLYLTNGPNPGGKLENSVNFTCTPLITTNTHFTATTPTDLPTESTTHTTGTFLSTENTTQKVPVNTDKDMAGDNFPVWVIILIASVIMVIILMIVAYRIVKRRKAARKESITAKGDGNVPQDGANNPVFESDYTLAVDPNNSRGNDASSASTSQPTPQAVVNNYEEAKPLGHVTDNENNGPSTSNLYHVINDAPGNETTREGLYHVIKDLAPKSESRDGNESEREMVDNVLYNM, from the exons ATGACTCAACTGCCTCCCGCTGCAATTCGAACGTGCAATGTGACAGTTATGCAGAACGAAGCCGATTCACATCCTTCTCTGGAAGTGATCATTTTTCCGATTCACTTTGAGAATATTACTTTGAATTGCGCATCATGGACTATCCAGG GCCAGCGCAGTATTGAAGAAGCTCGACCTTTTGCTTCGTTTCAAGATCGTAAAGATAGCTGTACAGATACTATATCTAAATATTGTCGATCTAAAGCAATACTCGACACGGATCGGTGCACTTTATACCTCACAAACG gaCCCAACCCTGGGGGCAAATTGGAAAATTCTGTCAACTTTACCTGCACCCCGCTAATAACCACGAACACCCACTTCACTGCAACGACACCCACAG ATCTACCCACCGAAAGTACTACTCATACAACAGGAACCTTTCTCTCCACAGAAAATACAACCCAGAAAGTGCCGGTAAACACCGACAAGGATATGGCAGGAGACAACTTCCCAGTTTGGGTGATAATCTTGATTGCCTCTGTCATAATGGTGATCATTTTGATGATTGTGGCGTACAGAATAGTAAAACG ACGAAAAGCGGCGAGGAAAGAATCTATTACCGCTAAAGGAGATGGGAATGTGCCACAAGATGGAGCCAATAATCCTGTTTTTGAGTCGGATTACACGCTTGCAGTTGATCCAAACAACTCAAGAGGCAACGATGCGTCATCAGCATCAACGTCACAGCCTACGCCACAAGCTGTTGTTAATAACTACGAGGAAGCTAAGCCTCTAGGTCACGTGACAGACAATGAGAACAATGGCCCATCAACCAGTAATCTTTATCATGTAATAAACGATGCTCCCGGAAATGAAACTACGCGGGAAGGATTGTATCATGTGATTAAAGATTTGGCGCCAAAATCTGAATCACGTGATGGGAATGAGAGCGAACGAGAAATGGTCGACAATGTGCTAtataatatgtaa
- the LOC120335003 gene encoding uncharacterized protein LOC120335003 isoform X2: MTQLPPAAIRTCNVTVMQNEADSHPSLEVIIFPIHFENITLNCASWTIQGQRSIEEARPFASFQDRKDSCTDTISKYCRSKAILDTDRCTLYLTNGPNPGGKLENSVNFTCTPLITTNTHFTATTPTENTTQKVPVNTDKDMAGDNFPVWVIILIASVIMVIILMIVAYRIVKRRKAARKESITAKGDGNVPQDGANNPVFESDYTLAVDPNNSRGNDASSASTSQPTPQAVVNNYEEAKPLGHVTDNENNGPSTSNLYHVINDAPGNETTREGLYHVIKDLAPKSESRDGNESEREMVDNVLYNM; this comes from the exons ATGACTCAACTGCCTCCCGCTGCAATTCGAACGTGCAATGTGACAGTTATGCAGAACGAAGCCGATTCACATCCTTCTCTGGAAGTGATCATTTTTCCGATTCACTTTGAGAATATTACTTTGAATTGCGCATCATGGACTATCCAGG GCCAGCGCAGTATTGAAGAAGCTCGACCTTTTGCTTCGTTTCAAGATCGTAAAGATAGCTGTACAGATACTATATCTAAATATTGTCGATCTAAAGCAATACTCGACACGGATCGGTGCACTTTATACCTCACAAACG gaCCCAACCCTGGGGGCAAATTGGAAAATTCTGTCAACTTTACCTGCACCCCGCTAATAACCACGAACACCCACTTCACTGCAACGACACCCACAG AAAATACAACCCAGAAAGTGCCGGTAAACACCGACAAGGATATGGCAGGAGACAACTTCCCAGTTTGGGTGATAATCTTGATTGCCTCTGTCATAATGGTGATCATTTTGATGATTGTGGCGTACAGAATAGTAAAACG ACGAAAAGCGGCGAGGAAAGAATCTATTACCGCTAAAGGAGATGGGAATGTGCCACAAGATGGAGCCAATAATCCTGTTTTTGAGTCGGATTACACGCTTGCAGTTGATCCAAACAACTCAAGAGGCAACGATGCGTCATCAGCATCAACGTCACAGCCTACGCCACAAGCTGTTGTTAATAACTACGAGGAAGCTAAGCCTCTAGGTCACGTGACAGACAATGAGAACAATGGCCCATCAACCAGTAATCTTTATCATGTAATAAACGATGCTCCCGGAAATGAAACTACGCGGGAAGGATTGTATCATGTGATTAAAGATTTGGCGCCAAAATCTGAATCACGTGATGGGAATGAGAGCGAACGAGAAATGGTCGACAATGTGCTAtataatatgtaa
- the LOC120334883 gene encoding uncharacterized protein LOC120334883, whose amino-acid sequence MKTKILSTKVISANANMIAMFILLELSFLTTAAPIPNTEDLLEVPEIENCAYVNAYYVTCWWKRPKRDTASDFRLGYISAADAHEVRLDKYCSVTEQSIDGDVITESCGIHGTMYGKFTLWVASVHDCDAITGVCQSFAKSKEIDFTCMGSNVKLTIPPSSLQIVDDGERLTWEEPERMDSMLSFALHRRKVLYKVEYRELLNGEKATGWEDWYIGPETSAFLPTLVPGSTYELRVSASMDPSEADAEREWTRPSNVLVFMVPKTARITSEVTLVDLKEDTKINEPFTSSNRINDVIRPVQVSKKVIIASAVTSFIIVVALAIAGYFFQWRRYCCCLSKIKFSGPKLFVNFKDESIHDPGLFPNTNEKSDGQCEKGAEVPCPITQHMLQKPVAAVPNNPSNNNNNHTRYFALSRREERDVDFGRQRLLSSSKNLDDTFSLNEILDSVDGHDEEPSTSSPRDVLIFDDVTTRNNSVSLQNRNPWKLKSQEDIQAIVKNFGSVKYVKLGPQDSDMPSYLFTNDKNDVTILGSLDRTMSDYVTDDTGIESAFTNDLSDVTGDITSSEDFDEEKFKQWQKQMMDSDAISDGMPDYVTHAPSFNKDFSQNMTMFVSMATEDVTQRQPINVYDAIKKESPIKCDDINDYSHFAGESSRVVIMTMCPSCKNAQTHEKCTNGDNRESREVPVSLPVGLDRRGSVSENSIDSGYSPDTPDCATLPSSEKDTLLSSRFELAGASDNENSDNDGDYMTYVTT is encoded by the exons ATCTCTTAGAAGTTCCGGAGATAGAAAATTGTGCCTACGTCAACGCATATTACGTCACATGCTGGTGGAAGCGACCAAAAAGAGACACTGCTTCAGATTTTAG GCTTGGTTACATCTCAGCTGCCGACGCTCATGAAGTAAGGCTTGACAAATACTGCTCTGTGACAGAACAAAGCATCGATGGTGATGTCATAACAGAAAGTTGTGGCATTCATGGAACAATGTACGGAAAATTTACATTGTGGGTTGCGTCTGTACATGATTGTGATGCAATAACCGGAGTTTGTCAGTCGTTTGCCAAAAGCAAAGAGATTGATTTTACCTGTATGGGATCAAATG TAAAACTGACCATTCCTCCTTCCTCGCTTCAAATCGTGGACGATGGGGAAAGACTAACATGGGAAGAACCTGAGAGAATGGATTCAATGTTGAGCTTTGCTTTACATAGAAGAAAAGTTCTTTATAAAGTAGAGTACAGAGAACTATTGAACGGAGAAAAAGCTACCGGTTGGGAG gATTGGTATATTGGTCCGGAAACAAGTGCCTTCCTGCCAACACTAGTTCCGGGTTCAACGTATGAACTCCGCGTCTCTGCCTCTATGGATCCATCAGAAGCTGATGCCGAACGAGAGTGGACTCGTCCATCGAATGTTTTGGTCTTTATGGTGCCAAAGACGGCAAGAATAACCTCAGAAG tTACACTCGTCGATCTCAAGGAAGACACAAAAATAAACG AACCTTTCACGTCATCAAATCGTATCAATGATGTCATTCGACCGGTACAAGTATCGAAGAAAGTCATCATTGCGTCAGCAGTGACGTCATTTATCATCGTAGTCGCTCTAGCGATCGCTGGATACTTCTTCCAATGGAGACGATATTGCTGTTGCCTCAGTAAAATTAAGTTCTCTGGTCCGAAATTGTTTGTCAACTTCAAAGATGAAAGCATTCACGACCCCGGACTTTTCCCAAATACTAAT GAAAAATCTGATGGCCAATGTGAAAAAGGAGCAGAAGTACCTTGTCCCATCACACAGCACATGCTACAGAAGCCAGTAGCTGCTGTTCCGAACAATCCatccaacaacaacaataaccaCACTCGGTACTTCGCTTTATCTCGCCGGGAAGAACGAGACGTCGATTTCGGACGACAACGACTCCTGTCTTCATCCAAAAATTTGGACGACACCTTTTCTCTAAACGAGATATTGGATAGCGTGGATGGGCACGATGAAGAACCTTCAACGTCATCGCCACGTGACGTCCTAatatttgatgacgtcaccacACGTAACAATAGTGTATCGCTTCAAAACAGGAACCCGTGGAAATTGAAATCTCAGGAGGATATACAGGCAATTGTGAAAAATTTTGGATCTGTAAAATATGTAAAGTTGGGACCTCAAGACAGTGACATGCCGAGCTATCTTTTTACAAACGACAAGAATGACGTCACAATACTTGGAAGCCTGGATAG GACCATGAGCGACTACGTGACGGATGACACTGGGATAGAATCAGCGTTCACAAATGATCTAAGTGACGTCACAGGAGACATTACGTCATCAGAAGATTTCGATGAGGAAAAGTTCAAACAATGGCAGAAACAGATGATGGATAGTGACGCAATATCTGACGGAATGCCTGATTACGTAACACACGCGCCATCTTTTAACAAAGATTTCTCTCAGAATATGACCATGTTCGTATCCATGGCAACAGAAGACGTCACACAACGACAACCAATAAACGTTTATGACGCAATAAAAAAAGAGTCTCCAATTAAATGTGATGACATAAACGATTATTCACATTTCGCTGGCGAATCGTCACGCGTCGTCATAATGACGATGTGCCCTTCATGCAAGAATGCACAAACACACGAAAAATGTACAAATGGAGACAATAGAGAATCGCGGGAGGTTCCTGTTTCACTTCCGGTTGGGCTTGACCGCAGGGGGTCAGTGTCAGAAAATTCAATAGATTCGGGGTACAGCCCCGACACACCAGACTGTGCTACTTTGCCTTCCAGTGAAAAAGACACTTTATTGAGTTCGCGTTTTGAATTAGCTGGCGCTAGCGATAATGAAAACTCTGATAATGACGGAGATTACATGACGTACGTAACTACGTAA